A genomic stretch from Rhodomicrobium vannielii ATCC 17100 includes:
- a CDS encoding pyrimidine 5'-nucleotidase: MRARASAHPSESLPVPEAEDADAAAATLVEAAAEAAQLAQAFADTRLWIFDLDNTLYPAECNLFAQIDQRMSGFIQKLLGLDHAAARKVQKDLYYHYGTTLAGLMAEYGVKPEEFMDYVHDIDLAPVSPMPELDAAIARLEGRKFIFTNGSTRHAERVAAKLGVLDRFDGIFDIAAGNYVPKPKPESFSAFMRYCEGGDCKAAMFEDLPHNLEAAHALGIKTVLVRSDYLDHPSQHALAAATALPPYIHYETDDLTRFLDSIAAK; the protein is encoded by the coding sequence ATGCGAGCGAGAGCAAGCGCTCACCCCTCCGAATCCCTTCCGGTCCCGGAGGCGGAAGACGCCGACGCGGCCGCCGCAACGCTCGTGGAAGCCGCGGCCGAAGCGGCGCAGCTCGCGCAAGCCTTCGCCGATACGCGGCTGTGGATCTTCGACCTCGACAACACGCTCTATCCGGCCGAATGCAACCTCTTCGCGCAGATCGATCAGCGCATGTCGGGCTTCATCCAGAAGCTGCTCGGCCTCGACCACGCGGCGGCGCGGAAGGTGCAGAAGGATCTCTACTATCACTACGGCACCACGCTTGCCGGGCTGATGGCCGAATATGGCGTGAAGCCGGAAGAGTTCATGGACTACGTCCACGACATCGACCTGGCGCCGGTCTCGCCCATGCCGGAGCTTGACGCCGCCATCGCGCGCCTCGAAGGCCGCAAGTTCATCTTCACCAACGGCTCGACGCGCCATGCCGAGCGCGTCGCGGCGAAGCTCGGCGTGCTCGACCGTTTCGACGGTATTTTCGACATCGCGGCGGGAAATTATGTGCCGAAGCCGAAGCCCGAAAGCTTCAGCGCCTTCATGCGCTATTGCGAGGGCGGCGACTGCAAGGCCGCGATGTTCGAAGATCTGCCGCACAACCTCGAAGCGGCGCATGCGCTCGGCATCAAGACCGTGCTCGTCCGCTCGGACTACCTCGACCACCCGTCGCAGCACGCGCTCGCCGCCGCGACGGCGCTGCCGCCCTACATCCACTACGAGACGGACGACCTTACGCGCTTCCTCGACAGCATCGCGGCGAAATAG
- the serS gene encoding serine--tRNA ligase: protein MLDLKWIRENPADFDQGLARRGTEPLSSKVLALDEELRAHKKALQDLQARRNAASKEIGKAKGKGGDPAKAEALMAEVADLKGAIAAGEAKERELDAAITALLAGIPNMLLPAPEVPDGKDESENVELRRVGTPRDFAAEDFAPKQHFELGEALGLMDFEAAAKISGARFTVLKGKLARLERALGQFMLDVQTSEHGYTEVNPPLLVRDRALYGTAQLPKFEDDLYKTAGTTSLGDAVGAFADEVDVRRNEKTGRQEAFELYWLIPTAEVPLTNLVRESILPEADLPLRFTALTPCFRAEAGAAGRDTRGMIRQHQFYKVEMVSITTPDASAAEHERMTSCAEEILKRLGLPYRVVVLCAGDTGFGARKTHDIEVWLPGQGAYREISSVSNCGDFQARRMQARFRPSAAKDLQFVHTLNGSGLAVGRALIAVIENYQEADGSIRVPDALLPYMGGVTRIGA, encoded by the coding sequence GTGCTCGACCTCAAATGGATTCGTGAGAACCCCGCCGACTTCGATCAGGGCCTCGCACGCCGGGGCACGGAGCCGCTGTCGTCCAAAGTGCTGGCGCTCGACGAGGAGCTTCGCGCGCACAAGAAGGCGTTGCAGGATTTGCAGGCGCGGCGCAATGCGGCATCGAAGGAGATCGGCAAGGCGAAGGGCAAGGGCGGCGATCCTGCGAAGGCCGAGGCGCTGATGGCCGAGGTGGCGGACCTCAAGGGCGCGATTGCGGCGGGCGAGGCGAAGGAGCGCGAGCTTGACGCGGCGATCACCGCGCTGCTCGCGGGCATCCCGAACATGCTGCTGCCCGCGCCGGAGGTGCCGGACGGCAAGGACGAGAGCGAGAATGTCGAGCTTCGCCGCGTCGGCACACCCCGCGATTTCGCCGCCGAGGACTTCGCGCCGAAGCAGCATTTCGAGTTGGGCGAGGCGCTCGGCCTTATGGATTTCGAGGCGGCGGCGAAGATTTCCGGCGCGCGCTTCACGGTGCTGAAGGGGAAGCTTGCGAGGCTTGAACGCGCGCTCGGCCAGTTCATGCTCGACGTGCAGACGAGCGAGCACGGCTACACCGAGGTGAACCCGCCGTTGCTGGTTAGAGATCGGGCTTTATACGGCACTGCTCAACTTCCGAAATTCGAGGATGACCTATATAAAACCGCCGGAACGACTTCCTTAGGAGATGCAGTTGGGGCATTTGCGGACGAAGTTGATGTCCGGCGGAACGAAAAAACGGGGCGACAAGAAGCTTTTGAATTGTACTGGCTCATCCCGACCGCCGAAGTTCCACTCACAAACCTCGTGCGCGAGAGCATCCTCCCCGAAGCCGATCTGCCGCTGCGCTTCACCGCGCTGACGCCGTGCTTCCGCGCGGAAGCGGGCGCGGCGGGCCGCGACACGCGCGGCATGATCCGCCAGCACCAGTTCTACAAGGTCGAGATGGTGTCGATCACGACGCCCGACGCCTCGGCCGCCGAGCATGAGCGCATGACGAGTTGCGCCGAAGAAATCCTGAAGCGGCTCGGCCTGCCGTATCGCGTCGTCGTGCTGTGCGCGGGCGACACGGGTTTCGGCGCGCGCAAGACGCACGACATCGAAGTTTGGCTGCCGGGACAGGGCGCTTATCGCGAGATTTCAAGCGTGTCGAACTGCGGCGACTTCCAGGCGCGGCGCATGCAGGCGCGCTTCCGGCCCTCGGCCGCGAAGGACTTGCAGTTCGTCCACACGCTGAACGGCTCCGGCCTCGCGGTTGGCCGCGCGCTCATCGCCGTGATCGAAAACTATCAGGAGGCGGATGGCTCGATCCGCGTGCCTGACGCGCTCTTGCCCTACATGGGCGGCGTCACGCGCATCGGAGCATAG
- a CDS encoding quinone oxidoreductase family protein has protein sequence MPRPTHAIRIHAYGGPEVLQWEEVEVGAPGPGQVKIRQHAVGVNYIDVYHRTGLYPQPSFPFIPGSEGAGEVVALGEGVTDLAVGDHVAYAGALGGYAEERLIPADRLVKIPSQFPYETAAAMMLQGMTVRYLLKETYPVTKDTVLLWHAAAGGVGLIASQWAHHIGATIIGTAGSDEKAQLARVHGCTHVINYRTENFVERVKEITGGRGVDVVYDSVGKDTFTGSLDCLRPRGLFVSFGNASGPVPPFELGLLSQKGSLYATRPTLNTYIATRAALLEAANDVIDMVQMRHVKINAGKVYRLSEAAEAHRALEARETTSSIVLLPDYATRRVPNAHRGDGGGN, from the coding sequence ATGCCGCGTCCGACCCACGCTATCCGCATCCACGCCTATGGCGGCCCCGAAGTCCTCCAGTGGGAAGAGGTCGAGGTCGGCGCGCCGGGGCCGGGCCAGGTCAAGATTCGCCAGCACGCAGTGGGCGTCAATTACATCGACGTGTATCACCGCACCGGGCTCTACCCGCAGCCGTCCTTTCCGTTCATCCCGGGCAGCGAAGGCGCGGGCGAGGTCGTTGCGCTCGGCGAGGGCGTGACGGATCTCGCGGTGGGCGACCACGTGGCCTATGCCGGGGCGCTCGGCGGTTATGCCGAGGAACGCCTCATCCCGGCGGACCGGCTGGTGAAGATCCCGAGCCAATTTCCCTATGAGACGGCGGCGGCCATGATGCTGCAAGGCATGACGGTCCGATATCTCCTGAAGGAGACTTACCCGGTCACGAAGGACACCGTGCTCCTGTGGCACGCGGCGGCGGGCGGCGTCGGCCTCATCGCCAGCCAGTGGGCGCACCATATCGGCGCAACGATCATCGGCACGGCAGGGTCGGACGAGAAGGCGCAACTCGCCCGGGTGCATGGATGCACGCATGTCATCAATTATCGCACCGAGAATTTCGTCGAGCGCGTGAAGGAAATCACCGGCGGGCGCGGCGTGGACGTGGTCTACGATTCCGTCGGCAAGGACACCTTCACGGGGTCGCTCGACTGCCTGCGCCCGCGCGGCCTGTTCGTGAGCTTCGGCAATGCATCCGGCCCGGTGCCGCCGTTCGAACTGGGGCTTCTGTCGCAGAAGGGATCGCTCTACGCCACGCGGCCCACGCTAAACACCTATATCGCCACGCGCGCCGCGCTGCTTGAAGCCGCGAACGATGTCATCGACATGGTGCAAATGCGCCACGTAAAGATCAATGCCGGCAAGGTCTATCGCCTGTCGGAAGCTGCCGAAGCGCACCGAGCCCTTGAAGCGCGTGAGACGACGAGTTCCATCGTGCTGCTTCCGGATTATGCGACGCGGCGCGTGCCGAACGCACATCGTGGCGACGGCGGCGGGAACTAA
- the gatB gene encoding Asp-tRNA(Asn)/Glu-tRNA(Gln) amidotransferase subunit GatB, whose protein sequence is MADTRKENLIDGATGPWEVIVGMEVHAQVLSNAKLFSGASAAFGGEPNSHVSLVDAAMPGMLPVINVECVKQAIRTGLGLKAQINRRSVFDRKNYFYPDLPQGYQISQFKFPIVGEGIVTVDLKEYSFDVGIERLHLEQDAGKSLHDQDPDHSYVDLNRSGVALMEIVSKPDIRSSEEAKAYITKLRTILRYLGTCDGNMEEGSLRADVNVSVRKLGAPLGTRCEIKNVNSIRFIGQAIEYEARRQIDVIEDGGTIKQETRLFDAKSGKTRPMRSKEEAHDYRYFPDPDLLPLEVSEAFVEDLKKVLPELPDEKRARFMSEYALSAYDAGVLILDRASADFYETVARGRDPKLAANWMMGDFFAALNKTGKDITESPISAAQLGELIDLISSDVISGRIAKEVFEIMLDKGGTPGAIVEERGLKQVTDTGAIEKVVDEIIAANPKQVEQVQTKPKTLSWFVGQVMRATGGKANPDAVNALLRQKLQVPEEV, encoded by the coding sequence ATGGCAGACACGAGAAAAGAAAACCTCATCGACGGCGCAACCGGCCCCTGGGAAGTGATCGTGGGCATGGAGGTGCACGCGCAGGTGCTCTCCAACGCGAAGCTTTTTTCCGGCGCTTCGGCGGCTTTCGGCGGCGAGCCCAACAGCCATGTGAGCCTCGTGGACGCGGCCATGCCGGGCATGCTGCCCGTCATCAACGTGGAATGCGTAAAGCAGGCGATCCGCACCGGCCTCGGGCTCAAGGCGCAGATCAATCGCCGTTCGGTTTTCGACCGCAAGAACTACTTTTACCCCGACCTGCCGCAGGGCTATCAGATTTCGCAGTTCAAGTTTCCCATCGTGGGCGAGGGCATCGTCACGGTCGATCTCAAGGAATATTCCTTCGATGTCGGCATCGAGCGCCTGCACCTTGAGCAGGACGCGGGCAAGAGCCTGCACGATCAGGATCCCGACCATTCCTACGTGGACCTGAACCGCTCCGGCGTCGCGTTGATGGAAATCGTGTCGAAGCCGGACATCCGCTCGTCGGAGGAGGCGAAGGCCTACATCACCAAGCTTCGCACGATCCTGCGCTATCTCGGCACGTGCGACGGCAACATGGAAGAGGGCAGCTTGCGCGCGGACGTGAACGTGTCCGTGAGGAAGCTCGGTGCGCCACTCGGCACGCGCTGCGAGATCAAGAACGTGAACTCGATCCGCTTCATCGGTCAGGCCATCGAATATGAGGCGCGCCGCCAGATCGACGTGATCGAAGACGGCGGCACGATCAAGCAGGAGACGCGGCTGTTCGACGCGAAGTCGGGCAAGACGCGCCCCATGCGTTCGAAGGAAGAGGCGCACGATTACCGCTATTTCCCCGACCCGGACCTGCTCCCGCTCGAAGTATCCGAGGCGTTCGTCGAGGATTTGAAGAAAGTATTGCCGGAATTGCCGGACGAAAAGCGCGCGCGCTTCATGAGCGAATACGCGCTTTCGGCATACGATGCGGGCGTGCTCATCCTGGACCGCGCCTCGGCCGACTTCTACGAAACCGTTGCCAGGGGCCGCGACCCGAAACTCGCCGCGAACTGGATGATGGGCGATTTCTTCGCCGCGCTGAACAAGACGGGCAAGGACATCACCGAGAGCCCGATTTCGGCGGCGCAGCTTGGTGAGCTCATCGACCTTATTTCGTCCGACGTGATTTCGGGCCGCATCGCCAAGGAAGTCTTCGAGATCATGCTCGACAAGGGCGGCACGCCGGGCGCAATCGTCGAGGAACGCGGGCTGAAGCAGGTGACGGACACCGGCGCCATCGAGAAGGTAGTGGACGAGATCATCGCCGCGAACCCGAAGCAGGTCGAGCAGGTGCAGACGAAGCCGAAGACGCTGAGCTGGTTTGTCGGCCAGGTGATGCGCGCGACGGGCGGCAAGGCGAATCCCGACGCGGTCAATGCGCTGCTGCGGCAAAAGCTTCAGGTGCCAGAGGAGGTCTGA
- a CDS encoding DUF2141 domain-containing protein translates to MARPDRILRSLPLPFAVPQRDRGKWRARGSTAIPEALHAGVAARRIGVHLGIALAALAGAAPALADDFADLRVDISGLRSYKGRVVLALWADATDSSKYPDHTKIQFRDERPGDPPCDFANFPVCIRSIGSLQNLTVSYTFPHVPEGDYAVFVFHDENSNGIFDTGLFKRPIEGRGFSQTLPEDVNPVAARIGFYKARFALAAPRTLVIGLRYPPRF, encoded by the coding sequence ATGGCTCGCCCTGACCGCATACTCCGAAGCTTGCCGTTGCCTTTCGCTGTTCCGCAGCGGGATCGGGGCAAGTGGCGCGCGCGCGGTTCGACGGCCATTCCAGAAGCCTTGCACGCAGGCGTTGCAGCAAGGCGCATTGGCGTGCATCTCGGTATCGCGCTCGCGGCTTTGGCCGGAGCGGCACCCGCGCTCGCGGACGATTTCGCGGATCTGCGCGTCGATATTTCGGGGTTGCGCAGCTACAAGGGGCGCGTGGTCCTCGCGCTTTGGGCGGACGCGACCGACTCGTCGAAGTATCCGGACCATACCAAGATCCAGTTCCGCGACGAGCGCCCCGGCGATCCGCCCTGCGACTTCGCGAATTTCCCGGTATGCATCCGCTCGATCGGCAGCCTGCAAAACCTGACCGTGTCCTACACCTTCCCGCATGTACCGGAGGGCGACTACGCGGTGTTCGTGTTCCACGACGAAAACAGCAATGGCATTTTTGACACCGGCCTTTTCAAACGGCCCATCGAGGGACGCGGCTTCAGCCAGACGCTTCCTGAAGACGTGAACCCCGTCGCGGCGCGGATCGGGTTCTACAAGGCGCGCTTTGCGCTCGCCGCGCCGAGAACGCTTGTCATCGGGCTTCGCTATCCGCCGCGCTTCTAG
- a CDS encoding chorismate mutase, with the protein MTTPRKAADCENMDQVRVEIDRVDDAILDLVAERFSYVDRAWQLKKNTHEATVPWRIRQVIDRVEARAKERDLPPELAVALWRQMIGWFIQYEEEKLAKRGEPKD; encoded by the coding sequence ATGACGACGCCCCGTAAAGCCGCCGATTGCGAGAACATGGATCAGGTTCGCGTGGAAATCGACCGCGTGGACGACGCGATTCTCGACCTTGTCGCCGAGCGTTTTTCCTATGTGGACCGTGCGTGGCAACTGAAGAAGAACACGCATGAGGCGACCGTGCCGTGGCGCATCCGGCAGGTCATCGACAGGGTCGAGGCACGCGCGAAGGAACGCGACCTGCCGCCGGAACTGGCCGTTGCGCTCTGGCGTCAGATGATCGGTTGGTTTATTCAGTACGAGGAAGAGAAACTCGCGAAACGCGGAGAGCCGAAGGACTGA
- the gatA gene encoding Asp-tRNA(Asn)/Glu-tRNA(Gln) amidotransferase subunit GatA, which translates to MSLNELTLSDARDKLRAKEITATELTEACLSAIEAGNDALKAYLVVTADKALEQAKKSDERLAANAKDARALEGIPLGIKDLFCTDGVRTTAGSHILGNFEPPYESTVTQNLWDAGAVMLGKLNMDEFAMGSSTETSYYGQTVNPWRAKDSDENLVPGGSSGGSSSAVAAGLCLGATASDTGGSIRQPAAFTGTVGIKPTYGRCSRYGMVAFASSLDQAGPITRSIKDAALMLQAMASYDLKDSTSVDRPLPDLEKALTQKFKGLKIGVPKEYRVDGMSKEIEALWEKGIDIYRQAGAEIVDISLPHTKAALPAYYIVAPAEASSNLARYDGVRYGLRADGRDIVDMYEETRSHGFGAEVKRRILIGTYVLSAGYYDAYYLKAQKVRSLIKRDFDDAFETVDVVLTPTTPTPAFGLGSKKDADPVEMYLNDIFTVTVNMAGLPGLSVPGGLSAEGLPLGLQLIGKPFDEATVLRAGQVIEDAVGRMPIPGAWWAAEAATPSGNAKNKAEAADTAPEKKAKKKK; encoded by the coding sequence ATGTCGTTGAACGAGCTGACACTTTCCGACGCGCGCGACAAGCTCCGCGCCAAGGAAATCACCGCCACCGAACTCACCGAAGCCTGTCTTTCCGCGATCGAGGCGGGCAACGACGCGCTGAAGGCTTATCTCGTCGTCACCGCCGACAAGGCGCTGGAACAGGCGAAGAAGAGCGACGAGCGCCTCGCCGCGAACGCAAAGGATGCGCGCGCGCTCGAAGGCATTCCGCTCGGCATCAAGGATCTGTTCTGCACCGATGGCGTCCGCACGACGGCCGGTTCGCACATCCTCGGCAATTTCGAGCCGCCGTATGAATCAACGGTCACGCAGAATTTATGGGATGCGGGCGCCGTGATGCTCGGCAAGCTCAACATGGATGAGTTCGCCATGGGCTCATCCACCGAGACGAGCTATTACGGCCAGACCGTGAATCCGTGGCGCGCGAAGGACTCGGACGAGAACCTCGTGCCGGGCGGATCGTCAGGCGGATCGTCGTCAGCGGTCGCGGCCGGGCTTTGCCTCGGGGCGACGGCCTCCGACACGGGCGGCTCCATTCGCCAGCCCGCAGCCTTCACCGGCACCGTTGGCATCAAGCCCACCTATGGCCGCTGCTCGCGCTACGGCATGGTGGCGTTCGCTTCCTCGCTCGATCAGGCTGGGCCGATCACGCGCTCCATCAAGGACGCGGCGCTGATGCTTCAGGCGATGGCGAGCTACGATCTGAAGGATTCGACCAGCGTCGACCGTCCGCTGCCCGACCTTGAAAAGGCGCTGACGCAGAAGTTCAAGGGCCTCAAGATCGGCGTCCCGAAGGAATACCGCGTCGACGGCATGTCGAAGGAGATCGAGGCGCTCTGGGAAAAGGGCATCGACATCTACCGTCAGGCAGGCGCCGAGATCGTGGATATCAGCCTGCCGCACACCAAGGCGGCGCTGCCCGCGTATTACATCGTCGCGCCCGCCGAGGCGTCGTCCAACCTCGCGCGCTATGACGGCGTGCGCTACGGGCTTCGCGCCGATGGCCGCGACATCGTGGACATGTACGAGGAGACGCGGAGCCACGGCTTCGGCGCGGAAGTAAAGCGGCGCATCCTCATCGGCACCTATGTGCTTTCCGCTGGTTATTACGACGCCTATTATCTGAAGGCGCAGAAGGTGCGCTCGCTCATCAAGCGCGACTTCGACGACGCCTTCGAAACGGTGGACGTGGTGCTGACGCCAACTACGCCGACGCCTGCCTTCGGACTCGGCTCGAAGAAGGACGCAGATCCGGTCGAGATGTATCTGAACGACATCTTCACCGTGACCGTGAACATGGCGGGCCTTCCGGGCCTTTCGGTTCCGGGCGGCCTCTCCGCCGAAGGATTGCCGCTCGGCCTCCAGCTCATCGGGAAGCCGTTCGACGAAGCGACGGTGCTGCGCGCCGGTCAGGTGATCGAGGATGCGGTGGGCCGCATGCCGATCCCCGGCGCTTGGTGGGCAGCCGAGGCTGCGACGCCCTCCGGCAACGCGAAAAACAAGGCCGAAGCCGCCGACACCGCGCCAGAGAAGAAAGCGAAGAAGAAAAAATGA
- the gatC gene encoding Asp-tRNA(Asn)/Glu-tRNA(Gln) amidotransferase subunit GatC, with the protein MTKSEIDEATVRRIAHLARVKVTAEEAKSLQRELNGILSWVEELNAIPTDGVEPLTSVGGAKLHMREDVVTDGNKPADVLKNAPKSEDGFFLVPKVIE; encoded by the coding sequence ATGACAAAATCTGAAATCGATGAAGCGACGGTGCGGCGGATCGCGCATCTCGCCCGTGTCAAAGTGACCGCGGAAGAGGCGAAGAGCCTTCAACGCGAACTGAACGGCATCCTCTCGTGGGTGGAAGAACTGAACGCGATCCCGACGGACGGTGTCGAACCGCTGACGAGCGTCGGCGGAGCGAAGCTCCATATGCGCGAGGACGTGGTTACGGACGGCAACAAACCCGCCGACGTGCTCAAGAACGCGCCGAAGTCCGAAGACGGCTTTTTCCTCGTGCCGAAGGTCATCGAATAG
- a CDS encoding class II 3-deoxy-7-phosphoheptulonate synthase encodes MSSPRWTPESWRSKPVEQVPVYPDEAELVAVEKELASFPPLVFAGEARGLQKGLAEVAHGRGFLLQGGDCAESFSEHGADSIRDFFRVFLQMAVVLTYAGSRPVVKVGRIAGQFAKPRSAPTEKHGDVELPSYRGDIINDIAFSPESRTPDPRRLLKAYRQSAATLNLLRAFAQGGYADLERVHQWTLGFVKDSPAGERYEELANRISDTLHFMRACGVTSDNSERLRTTDFYTSHEALLLGYEEAFARVDSTSGNWYATSGHFLWIGDRTRQLDHAHVEFLRGIRNPIGVKIGPSMKPDELIDLIDILNPTNEPGRLTLIGRFGADKVGKYLPELIRAVKSEGKIVIWSCDPMHGNTIKSASGYKTRPFNQVLAEVETFFDICQAEGVYPGGLHVEMTGKDVTECTGGAHSISDADLSNRYHTYCDPRLNADQALELAFLVAERLRRDRTLHETKAVFFAAE; translated from the coding sequence ATGTCATCGCCGCGTTGGACGCCGGAAAGCTGGAGGTCAAAGCCTGTCGAGCAGGTTCCGGTGTATCCCGACGAAGCAGAACTTGTCGCGGTCGAGAAGGAGCTTGCCAGCTTCCCGCCGCTCGTATTTGCAGGCGAGGCGCGCGGACTGCAAAAGGGCCTTGCCGAAGTGGCGCACGGGCGCGGCTTCCTGCTTCAGGGCGGCGACTGCGCGGAGAGCTTCTCCGAGCATGGCGCGGATTCCATCCGCGACTTCTTCCGCGTGTTCCTGCAAATGGCCGTGGTGCTGACCTATGCCGGCAGCCGCCCGGTGGTGAAGGTCGGCCGCATCGCGGGCCAGTTCGCGAAGCCTCGTTCCGCGCCGACCGAGAAGCACGGCGACGTAGAACTGCCGAGCTATCGCGGCGACATCATCAACGACATCGCGTTCTCGCCGGAGTCGCGAACCCCCGATCCGCGCCGACTGCTCAAGGCCTATCGCCAGTCGGCGGCAACGCTGAACCTGCTGCGCGCCTTTGCGCAAGGAGGTTACGCCGATCTCGAACGCGTGCATCAGTGGACGCTCGGCTTCGTGAAGGACAGCCCTGCCGGTGAGCGCTACGAGGAGCTTGCGAACCGCATCTCCGACACGCTGCACTTCATGCGCGCCTGCGGTGTCACGTCGGACAATTCCGAGCGGCTGCGGACGACCGATTTCTACACGAGCCATGAAGCGCTGCTTCTCGGCTACGAAGAGGCGTTCGCGCGGGTCGATTCGACCAGCGGCAACTGGTATGCCACGTCCGGCCACTTCCTGTGGATCGGCGACCGCACGCGCCAGCTCGACCACGCGCATGTCGAGTTCCTGCGCGGCATCCGGAACCCGATCGGCGTCAAGATCGGCCCGAGCATGAAGCCGGACGAACTCATCGACCTGATCGACATCCTGAACCCGACGAACGAGCCGGGCCGCCTCACCCTCATCGGCCGTTTCGGTGCGGACAAAGTGGGCAAATATCTGCCGGAGCTCATCCGCGCGGTGAAGAGCGAGGGCAAGATCGTGATCTGGTCCTGCGATCCGATGCACGGCAACACGATCAAGTCTGCGAGCGGCTACAAGACGCGACCGTTCAATCAGGTTCTCGCCGAGGTCGAAACCTTCTTCGACATCTGCCAGGCGGAGGGCGTCTATCCGGGCGGCCTGCATGTGGAGATGACCGGCAAGGACGTGACCGAGTGCACGGGCGGCGCGCATTCGATCTCGGACGCCGATTTGTCGAACCGCTACCACACCTATTGCGATCCGCGCCTCAACGCCGATCAGGCGCTGGAACTGGCGTTCCTCGTCGCGGAGCGCCTGCGCCGTGACCGCACGCTCCATGAGACGAAGGCGGTGTTTTTCGCCGCGGAGTAG
- a CDS encoding TIGR00282 family metallophosphoesterase produces the protein MRLLFLGDVLGRAGRNAVCEALPDLRARLAADFVIVNGENAAGGFGITEVICQDLLDAGADVVTTGNHVWDQREALVFIGRQPRMLRPLNFPSGTPGLGAGLFRATNGADVLVLNVMGRVFMDALEDPFKMVEREITACPLKRGADAIFIDFHAEATSEKQALGAAFDGRVTAVIGTHTHVPTADARVLPGGTAYLTDAGMCGDYNSIIGMDKEEPVHRFLTRIPSGRFTPALGPATICGAFIEIDDATGLATSIVPVRDGAALGGKREDELTSRAIAEWLEKNR, from the coding sequence ATGCGCCTTCTTTTCCTTGGCGACGTGCTTGGCCGCGCGGGCCGCAATGCCGTTTGCGAGGCGTTGCCCGATCTTCGCGCGCGGCTTGCGGCGGATTTCGTCATCGTCAACGGCGAGAACGCGGCGGGCGGCTTCGGCATCACCGAGGTGATATGCCAGGATCTGCTGGATGCGGGCGCGGACGTCGTCACTACCGGCAACCATGTGTGGGACCAGCGGGAGGCGCTCGTCTTCATCGGCCGCCAGCCGCGCATGCTTCGTCCGCTGAACTTTCCCTCTGGCACACCCGGGCTCGGCGCGGGGCTCTTCCGCGCGACGAACGGCGCCGATGTGCTCGTGCTGAATGTGATGGGCCGCGTGTTCATGGACGCGCTCGAAGACCCGTTCAAGATGGTCGAGCGCGAGATAACGGCCTGTCCGCTGAAGCGCGGAGCGGACGCGATCTTCATCGATTTCCACGCGGAAGCGACATCGGAGAAACAGGCGCTCGGCGCTGCTTTCGACGGGCGCGTGACTGCGGTCATCGGCACGCATACCCATGTGCCGACGGCCGACGCGCGCGTGCTTCCCGGCGGCACGGCTTATCTCACCGACGCGGGCATGTGCGGCGACTACAATTCCATCATCGGCATGGACAAGGAAGAGCCGGTGCATCGCTTCCTGACGCGCATCCCCTCGGGGCGGTTCACGCCGGCGCTCGGCCCCGCCACGATCTGCGGTGCGTTCATCGAGATCGACGACGCGACGGGGCTCGCAACTTCCATTGTGCCGGTGCGCGACGGCGCGGCGCTCGGCGGCAAGCGCGAGGATGAGCTTACGAGCCGCGCCATCGCCGAGTGGCTGGAGAAGAACCGTTAG
- a CDS encoding 5-formyltetrahydrofolate cyclo-ligase: MLTEATHDLDAVSGLKVRLREEASARRSEAWTRAGESAAKAVAEAGLRLAANLDGEQIIAGYHPFRYELDVVPLLAALQAKRYPVALPRSHPERRLTFHAWTAGAPLERRKLGMLEPPETAEELHPSVLFVPLLAFDARGNRLGYGAGFYDVALSTMRAERRVLAVGVAFDEQEFPAIPAEPLDQPLDMVLTPTRLLTREAS, from the coding sequence GTGCTGACAGAAGCGACTCACGACCTCGACGCGGTATCTGGGCTCAAAGTCCGGCTCCGTGAAGAGGCCTCCGCGCGCCGCTCCGAGGCGTGGACGCGGGCGGGCGAAAGCGCGGCTAAAGCCGTCGCCGAGGCCGGGTTGCGCCTTGCCGCAAACCTCGATGGCGAGCAAATAATCGCCGGTTATCATCCTTTCCGTTACGAACTCGACGTGGTGCCGCTCCTCGCCGCCCTTCAGGCGAAGCGCTATCCTGTCGCGCTGCCGCGCTCGCACCCGGAGCGGCGGCTTACCTTTCACGCCTGGACGGCCGGCGCACCCCTGGAACGCCGAAAGCTCGGAATGCTGGAACCGCCCGAAACGGCCGAGGAACTGCATCCGTCTGTCCTCTTCGTACCGCTTCTCGCCTTCGACGCGCGCGGCAATCGCCTCGGCTACGGCGCAGGCTTTTACGACGTGGCGCTGAGCACGATGCGCGCTGAACGGCGCGTGCTGGCGGTTGGCGTCGCATTCGATGAACAGGAGTTTCCCGCCATTCCCGCCGAACCGCTGGATCAGCCGCTCGACATGGTGCTGACACCGACACGCCTCCTCACCCGCGAGGCTTCCTGA